The nucleotide sequence GCACAAAGCCAAGCTGCTCGCGGCCGGTCTGGCGGCCAACGAGATGAATCCTCGGCTCGTGGTCGACACGGTCGGCGTCGACGCGTTCGCCGCGCACGTGCCGGTCGGCGTGATGTGGGCGTGTCTGCGCGCGGTCGGCGATCGCGCCGTCGCGGGCGCGGGGGCCGGCGCGGCCGGCAAGCGCGCGGGCGCGGGGGCCAGCACGGCCGGCAAGCGCGCGGGCGCGGGGGCCAGCACGGCCGGCAAGCGCGCGGCGACCCGCCGCGCGGCGGCGGCGACTGCTGCGTCGAGGGGGGCGAAGTCCAAGCGCGCCGACGCCGAAGACGCCTCCGCGCGGCCGGCCGGTGGCGCGGCAGCGCGGCCGCTGGCGCCGCCGCCATTCGACGACGACACCAGCGTGCACAACTGGGCCGGCGCAGAGGACTTCGAAGTCGTCGAGGAGGAGGACCTCGGCGCGGCGGCCGACTCGGTGATCGGCGCGGCCACCGACTGGGACGACAACACGAACGTCGGCGCCTGACGCGGGCGGTTCGCGAGCGCGCGCGGGCCGCACGCCGGCGTCGACGCGGCCCGCACGCGGCAGCGGTCGCCGGGCGCGCGGGGCGGTTCACCGGCGCGTGCGCGCAACGTGTAGTAGCCTGCCGGCAGGATGGAACGGCTGCACATCCTCGACGCGCACGGCTACGTGTTTCGCGCTTACTACGGCCTGGCGGGCCAGCGGGTGCGCCTGGCGACGGCCGGCGGCATGCCCACCGGGGCGCTGTACGTGTACGCGTCGATGCTGCTGCGGTTGTACCTCGACGAACATCCGGATCGGATTGCGGTGGTGTTCGACGCGCCGGGCAAGTCGTTTCGCGCCGACATCGACGATCAGTACAAGGCGAACCGCCCGGAGTTGCCGGACGACCTGCGCCAGCAGATGCCGTACTTCCAGCCGCTGACGGAGGCGTTCGGCTGGCCCGTTCTGTCTGTGCCCGACGTCGAGGCCGACGACGTGATCGCGACGCTCGTGCGCCGCGCCGTCGACGCCGGCCTGGCGGTGACGATCTATTCCGCCGACAAGGATCTCATGCAGCTCGTGAGCGACCGGGTGACGGTCGTCGACGCGATGCGCCAGGTCGTCTACGATCGCGACCGCGTGCGCGACAAGTTCGGCGTGCCGCCGGAGCAGCTCGCCGACTGGCTGGCGCTGGTCGGGGACAGCTCCGACAACATCCCGGGCATGCCGCTGGTCGGAAAAAAGACGGCCACTGCGCTGCTGCGCGACTACGGCGACATCGACGGCATCCTCGCACACACGGGAGATCTCAAGGGAAAGCTGCGCGCGAACTTCGAAGACCCGGTGCTCGTGGACCGGCTGCGGCGGTCGCGCGAACTGGTCGCCTTGCGCGACGACGTGCCGCTCGACGTCGACCTCGACGCGCTGCGCCGCGGGCCGTGGGACGGCACGCGCCTCAAGGCGCTGTTCGAGCAGCTCGAGTTCCGTGGCCTCGTCGACCGCCTTGGCGCGACCGGCGGCGCGGCGGCGGACGCGGAGCGGATCGAGCCGAGCGAGACGGCGCGGCAGCCGCCGGTGGTCGTGGCCGATGCCGGTGAAGCCGCGGCGTGGTTTCGCGCCGCGCGCGATGCTGGCCGCCTGGCCGTCGTGGTCGAGGTGGATGCGCAGCGGCCGGTGCGGGCCGACGTGGTCGGAATCGGACTGGCGGTGCCGGGCCGGCCGCCGGCGTACTTCCCGATCGGCCACCGCTATCTGAGCGCACCGCCGCAGTTGTCGCGGGATGCGTTCGTCGCGATCGCGCGCGATGTGCTCGAGGATCCGGCCGTGGCGAAGGTCTGCCACGACGCCAAGAATGCGCGCACGTACTTGTCGCGCCTCGGCATCGCGCTCGACGGCGTGACCACCGACGCGATGCTCGCGGCGTACTTGCTCGACGCATCGTCGGACGCCTATCCGCTGCACGAGGTCGTCCGCGACTACGCGGGGGCGGACATCCCGGCGCGGGTCGACCTCACCGGCAAGGGGAAGGCGGCGCGCGGGTTCGATGCCGTGGCCATCGATCGCGCCGCGGAGTACGCCGGCGGGGCGGCGGCGGCGCTGTTGCCGGCGGCGGATGCGTTGCGCGAGCGGCTCCGCGCGGCGGATCTCGAGCGGCTGCACGACGAGCTGGAGCTGCCGCTGGCGCGCGTGCTGTCCGACATGGAGCGCGCGGGCGTGCGGGTCGACGTGGCGTGCCTGCGCGCCCTCGGCGATCGTCTCAGCGCGCACATCGCGGCGCTCGAGCGCCGCGTGCACGAGCTGGCCGGCGAACCGTTCAATCTCGGGTCGCCCAAACAGGTCGCCGCCGTGCTGTTCGATCGCCTCGGTCTCGACAGTCCGCGCATGCGCAAGACGAAGACCGGCTATTCCACCGATCACGAAGTGCTCGAGGCCATGCGCGACCTGCATCCCATCGTCGCACCGATCCTCGAGCACCGCGAACTGGTCAAACTCAAGGGGACGTACATCGACGCGCTGCCTCCGCTGGTCAACCCCGACACCGGGCGCGTCCACACCCAGTTTCGCCAGGCGGTCGCGGCCACCGGCCGGCTGTCGTCTTCCGACCCGAACCTGCAGAACATCCCGATCCGTACGGAACTCGGTCGCGAAATCCGCCGCGCGTTCGTGGCCGAGCCCGGGCGCAAACTGCTGAGCTGCGACTACTCGCAGATCGAACTGCGCTTGCTGGCCCACTACTGCGAGGATCCGGTCCTGGTGTCCGCGTTTCGCGACGGCGTCGACATCCATACGCGCACGGCGGCAGAGGTGTTCGGGCTGGCGCCGGACGCGGTCGGGCCGGTCGAGCGCCGCGTCGCCAAGGCGGTCAACTACGGGCTCATCTACGGCCAGTCGGCGTTCGGTCTCAGCCGTGCGCTCGACATCCCGCGCGAGGTCGCCGAGGACTACATCCAGCGCTATTTCGCGCGGTTCACCCGCGTCCAGGCGTTCCTCGACGATATCGTGGCGTCCGCGCGGCGACTCGGCTACAGCACGACCATCCTCGGGCGCCGGCGGCCGATCCCGAACCTCGGGTCGCGCAACGTGCGGCTGCGGCGCGCGGCCGAGCGGGTCGCGAGAAATACGCCCCTGCAGGGCAGCGGGGCCGATATATTGAAGCTGGCGATGTTGCGAGCCGATCAGATCCTGCGCGACGAGCGGCTGCCCGCGCGGCTGGTGTTGACCGTGCACGACGAGCTGGTGTTCGAGGTGGACGCCGGCGCCGCCGCGGACGTGGCCGAGCGCGTGCGGCGCGCGATGGAGACGGTGTACGAGCTGCGCGTGCCCCTCGTGGTGGACGTGGGGATCGCGGACAACTGGGCCGATGCGCACTGACGGGCTCGCGTGTGTGTTGGGGGCCGCGCGCGCGCTGGCGGTGGCGGCGGTGGCGGCGACCGCGTGCCGCGGCGACCGGCCTCGCAAACCGGTCGCGCCGGCCGGCGATGCGCGCCCGGTCGCGGTGGCGCCGGCGCCGGCGACGCCGGTGCGCGAGGTCGCGGCGTCCACCGGGACGGTGGGGGACCTCGGGCGCCGGCCGGACCGCGAGCCGCCGGCCGACGAGCACAGTCACGACCACGCGGTCGACTGTCCGATCGACGACCCGCTCGATCCGGACAAGGCGCTCGACGAGGCGGCGGCGCGCTACGACACCGGCGAGTGGGAGGTCGCGCTCGCCTGCACGGAGGTCGCGGTGGACTTGATTCCGCAGTCCGTCGAGGCGCACCACCTGCACGCGGCGGCGCTCGCGGCGCTCGGCCGGTTCGGCGAGGCGCAGACCGCGTTCGCGATGGCGATCGCGCTCGATCCGGACGATCCGGAAACGCTCGCGGCCGCGGCCGACTTCCACATCAACGCGGTCACTCCGAAGCGGCGGGACTCGACGTTGCTGGGGCTCGCCTACGCGCGCCGCGGCAGCGACAAGGCGTCGACGCGGCGGCGGCGGGACCGCGACCTGCGGGCGCGGCTCGCGCTGCTCGAGGGGCAGGCGCTCAACGACCTCGGGCGTGCCGACGAGGCGCTACCGCGCATCGATGCGTCGCTCGCCCTGGCCCCGCGGTCGCTCGCCGCCCGCTACGAGCGCGGCGTGAGCCTGTTCAACTTGTGCCGGTTCGATGCGGCTTATACGGACCTGGCGGCCGTGCTCGAGCGCGACCCGGACGATGCCTACGCGCATTACCACATCGGCTTGATCTACGAGCGCAAGGGCCGGCCGAAGGCGGCGGCGGAACACCTGGCGCGCGCGCGGGCGCTGGCTCCGGCAGATTTCCCGCCGCCGGTAGACGTGTCGCCGGACGCGTTCCGCGCCGAGGTCGACGCGGCGGTGGCCGAACTGCCGCCGGATGTGCGGGCGGTGTTGGGCGACGTCGCGGTGGAGGTCGAGGACCTGCCGGCGCTCGACGACCTCACGGCGGTCGACCCGCCGTTTTCCCCGACGATCCTCGGGCTGTTTCGCGGTTATCCGCTCGGGGTGACGCCGCCGCCGGACGCGGGCGAGCCGCCGCCCGCGCGCGCGATCGTGCTCTACCGAAAAAACCTGGCGCGCGCGGTGCGAACCCGCGAGGAACT is from Deltaproteobacteria bacterium and encodes:
- the polA gene encoding DNA polymerase I — translated: MERLHILDAHGYVFRAYYGLAGQRVRLATAGGMPTGALYVYASMLLRLYLDEHPDRIAVVFDAPGKSFRADIDDQYKANRPELPDDLRQQMPYFQPLTEAFGWPVLSVPDVEADDVIATLVRRAVDAGLAVTIYSADKDLMQLVSDRVTVVDAMRQVVYDRDRVRDKFGVPPEQLADWLALVGDSSDNIPGMPLVGKKTATALLRDYGDIDGILAHTGDLKGKLRANFEDPVLVDRLRRSRELVALRDDVPLDVDLDALRRGPWDGTRLKALFEQLEFRGLVDRLGATGGAAADAERIEPSETARQPPVVVADAGEAAAWFRAARDAGRLAVVVEVDAQRPVRADVVGIGLAVPGRPPAYFPIGHRYLSAPPQLSRDAFVAIARDVLEDPAVAKVCHDAKNARTYLSRLGIALDGVTTDAMLAAYLLDASSDAYPLHEVVRDYAGADIPARVDLTGKGKAARGFDAVAIDRAAEYAGGAAAALLPAADALRERLRAADLERLHDELELPLARVLSDMERAGVRVDVACLRALGDRLSAHIAALERRVHELAGEPFNLGSPKQVAAVLFDRLGLDSPRMRKTKTGYSTDHEVLEAMRDLHPIVAPILEHRELVKLKGTYIDALPPLVNPDTGRVHTQFRQAVAATGRLSSSDPNLQNIPIRTELGREIRRAFVAEPGRKLLSCDYSQIELRLLAHYCEDPVLVSAFRDGVDIHTRTAAEVFGLAPDAVGPVERRVAKAVNYGLIYGQSAFGLSRALDIPREVAEDYIQRYFARFTRVQAFLDDIVASARRLGYSTTILGRRRPIPNLGSRNVRLRRAAERVARNTPLQGSGADILKLAMLRADQILRDERLPARLVLTVHDELVFEVDAGAAADVAERVRRAMETVYELRVPLVVDVGIADNWADAH